A genomic window from Salvelinus sp. IW2-2015 linkage group LG13, ASM291031v2, whole genome shotgun sequence includes:
- the kbtbd13b gene encoding kelch repeat and BTB domain-containing protein 13: MSNNEAMEWNSCDNAVRERDLPYRVPGHDLGIAKLKLVVEGSVFTEERDFLVKSCEYFQALYRSGMKECRQEEIHLKGLCARGFLITLVVLRGKRPILDADEIVEAIECAAFLQVEPLAKHLTDLIDSDNCLLMYHTAATFGLMTLYHAAALFIRNMYHDLEVEVRKSLPTELVAYVESLVPSVFVAVGAHSTCGVDETIHAGNRTLCYLDDDGKNWKVLTDLPLEASTSMAGLTVLDNKLYVVGGIQVQGARKYAVDSCFCYSVEVDQWTMIASPKQLRYNFSLVGLDGCLYAIGGEYERTIMSSVETYEVATGRWSFVAHLPRPVTGAACTKGMGRIFVCLWKPMETTEIYEYLPRIDQWLLVSTLIKHQSYGHAMVAHRDNLYVMCNGPQDDFLRCMMDCYNLTTGQWTALPGHFSNSKGSLFTAVVRGDSAYTLNRTMTLEYAIEGKTWKPRNQMKGFPRSGSLWTFFLRLPKGRRGSILNGIPDGYGQC, encoded by the coding sequence ATGTCTAACAATGAGGCTATGGAATGGAACAGCTGTGATAATGCAGTGCGCGAAAGGGATTTGCCATACCGGGTCCCAGGACATGATTTAGGGATAGCCAAGTTAAAGTTAGTAGTGGAGGGTTCCGTTTTTACAGAAGAGAGAGATTTCCTGGTAAAGAGCTGCGAGTATTTCCAAGCTCTCTACCGTTCGGGGATGAAAGAATGCCGGCAGGAGGAAATCCACTTGAAGGGTCTGTGTGCTCGAGGATTCTTGATCACACTGGTGGTTTTACGAGGCAAGAGACCTATCCTGGATGCTGACGAAATCGTGGAGGCCATAGAATGCGCTGCCTTCCTGCAGGTGGAGCCTCTTGCCAAACATCTCACGGACCTGATCGACTCTGATAACTGTTTGCTAATGTATCACACCGCAGCAACCTTTGGCCTAATGACCCTCTACCATGCTGCTGCACTGTTTATCCGGAACATGTACCATGACTTAGAGGTCGAAGTCAGGAAAAGCTTACCAACAGAACTTGTTGCATATGTAGAGTCACTGGTTCCTAGCGTGTTTGTAGCAGTTGGAGCCCACTCGACTTGTGGTGTGGATGAAACCATCCACGCTGGCAACAGGACTTTGTGTTACCTGGACGATGATGGGAAAAACTGGAAGGTCCTCACAGACCTACCCCTAGAGGCCAGTACCTCTATGGCCGGACTGACCGTTCTGGACaacaagctgtatgttgtgggaGGGATACAGGTGCAGGGTGCCCGCAAATATGCTGTGGACTCCTGCTTCTGCTACAGTGTGGAGGTTGACCAGTGGACCATGATAGCCAGTCCAAAACAGTTGCGGTACAACTTCTCTCTTGTGGGACTGGATGGATGTCTTTATGCCATTGGGGGCGAGTACGAGCGAACAATCATGTCATCAGTGGAAACTTACGAAGTTGCGACTGGAAGGTGGTCATTTGTGGCTCATTTGCCTCGACCAGTCACCGGAGCAGCGTGCACCAAGGGCATGGGCCGGATATTTGTGTGCTTGTGGAAGCCCATGGAGACCACCGAAATCTATGAATACCTGCCCAGGATAGACCAGTGGTTGCTTGTCAGCACTCTGATAAAGCATCAGAGCTACGGCCACGCCATGGTGGCTCACCGGGATAACCTGTATGTCATGTGTAACGGGCCACAAGATGACTTCCTGAGATGCATGATGGACTGCTACAACCTCACCACAGGCCAGTGGACAGCCTTGCCAGGGCACTTTTCCAATAGCAAAGGCTCCCTGTTCACAGCCGTGGTGAGAGGCGACTCGGCTTACACGCTGAACCGAACCATGACTTTGGAGTACGCTATTGAGGGGAAAACGTGGAAGCCCAGGAACCAGATGAAGGGTTTCCCAAGAAGTGGCTCCTTGTGGACATTTTTTCTTCGGCTGCCCAAGGGACGCAGAGGGTCCATATTGAATGGCATCCCAGATGGATATGGACAATGTTGA